The nucleotide window CGCATTGACGTGCTGGTAAACAACGCGGGCACCATGAACAAGGCGGATTTTCTCGATCTGAGCTTTGAAGCGTGGCGCCAGGTTATGACGGTTGACGTGGATGGCGCGTTTGTCTGCGGCCAGATCGCCGCCCGTCATATGGTGGATCAGGGCGACGGCGGGCGCATTATCAATATCACCTCGGTGCATGAACACACGCCGCTACCGGATGCCGCCGCCTATACCGCCGCCAAGCATGCGCTGGGCGGCCTGACCAAATCCATGGCGCTGAGCCTGCTGCCGCACCATATCCTGGTGAACGCCGTAGCGCCCGGTGCGATTGCCACCGCCATGAACGATCTGAGCGACAACGAAACCCAGAGCCGGCGCATGCCGGAAATTCCGATTGGTCGCCCTGGCGATACGCGCGAAATTGCCAGCTTAGTCGCCTGGCTGTGCTCTGAGTGGGCGACTTATACCACCGGGCAATCCTTCATTGTCGACGGCGGTTTTATGCTGGCCAATCCGCAGTTTAAGGGCTATCACAGCTAACCGGCACGGCGGCGATTCCAGCGACGGATCAGGTAACGCAGCAGGATGCCAAAGACAATCGCCGCCACCAGCCACACCACGTGTTTGAGATGCTGGTCCAGTTTATGCAGCCACGGCGTAATGATTTCGCCGGCAAAATAGCCCAGCGTGACAAAAATCAGTGACCAGATTGCCGCACCGATGACGTTCAGTACGAAAAAGCGCAGCGGCTTCAGGCGGCTGGTGCCAATGATAATCGGTCCGATGATACGAAAGCCGTACATAAAGCGGACGCCAATCACAAACAGACTTGGGCGTTTCTGAATCAGCCGGTTGGCTTTGCGAATCGTATCCTGATGTTTTTTGAATCGGCGCAGGATGCGGGTGCC belongs to Candidatus Pantoea soli and includes:
- a CDS encoding DedA family protein — encoded protein: MHLDINGLITQYGYLALLIGCIAEGETFTLLGGVAAHEGLLHFSGVVLAAMGGGIIGDQLLFWLGRRYGTRILRRFKKHQDTIRKANRLIQKRPSLFVIGVRFMYGFRIIGPIIIGTSRLKPLRFFVLNVIGAAIWSLIFVTLGYFAGEIITPWLHKLDQHLKHVVWLVAAIVFGILLRYLIRRWNRRRAG
- a CDS encoding SDR family oxidoreductase, with product MTLRKQKVAVVTASDSGIGRSCAVMLAEAGYTVGITWRSDEEGAHETARLVESKGQQAQVRQLDLSDPQAGGQQLAQLINSLGRIDVLVNNAGTMNKADFLDLSFEAWRQVMTVDVDGAFVCGQIAARHMVDQGDGGRIINITSVHEHTPLPDAAAYTAAKHALGGLTKSMALSLLPHHILVNAVAPGAIATAMNDLSDNETQSRRMPEIPIGRPGDTREIASLVAWLCSEWATYTTGQSFIVDGGFMLANPQFKGYHS